gatCTTGATCAAAATAATAGGCCTTGAAACTTAAGGTTGACTTTCTATCATCTTCCTCACCACCCTTTTTGTTGAAAGCTTACTCCGAATAACTACCATATTGCCAACTGTAGCCCTTTTGGCAAACATTCATGAGATATTTAAagagaaaatatataataaatactaaAATTAGCATAGCAAAGATCATAGAGAATAGTTTTTTCAACCACTCTAGTAATATGCATGACCAACTGAAGACCAACTGATCGCTGTTTTCTCCatcaaaaaaaaaggtttctacATGGCATGGCAGATGTGGTCAGCTAATGACGTCAGTTTCAAAGATGAGTTAGGGTTAGAGGTAGAGTACTGTGGACTGACAACTGTACTGTACAAAATCCAGCTTAACTACCAAGGAGCATATCTAAAGCCTTATGGTTCTGAAGTGTCAGTGTCCTCATGGACACCAtcttcaaaaatatttctttaacaaCATAAGCTGTCATGTTAGCTACTTGTAAAGCCTAAGCCAATTTGTTGATTCTTGGACCATTAGGTAATAATATGGCAGATGGAAGAATGACTTCATAACAACTTGGTGCAGCAGTGGTTAAATTGACTAATGGATGTTTTTGTACCTTGATTATATTATTATGAAAAAATGTGTGTTATCCCAAGGGACAATTTGGTATTGTTAGAGGTGAAGAAAAAGCTTGttagtatatataatttttttctgcaaTAATGAAATAAGAAGTCCAACCTCCCTCTGGGTGTCAGTCAGTCTACCTGAACTTCCTTAGCCTGTTTCACCAGCACACCAAGGTTTCCTCTTCATTCCTCAACATTTATCTTCTTCTCACTCCGCAGCAGCACCCCATATATCTCTGTTGTTTCCAGTTTTGCTTTATGTTCCCTTTTCATAAGAAATCGATCATCTCCTGCACagaaaataatttgcaaaagaaaaaaaaatgtacactctAGTCATGTAGAACCAGTTAACACAGCTGGATTAAATAATTGAATCTTTTTTTGTTAGCGTGTAATAATTTTTATTCATCACTTCATTTTTCATTGGTTAAGACATGTAAGATGGCAATTCCAACATCACAAGTCTGTTCATTGAGAATACCAGGCATGCATATATAGGCTgacattattaacaaaataatgctTAACTCTGCTTAACTTCTCTAACTTTTTCATATAATTCATATATGTTTACAACATTCCTTCCACTGAATTCATATCTTTCATAAATCAGGAAATATGAACAATTATATGTTGAGATCTGGAGAATGAATGTTATAATGAATCAATAAATTCAGTTTAATCGTAAAAATAATCAGAAAGTCATTTTGTTAGAAAAATGGGAACAAAATAGAGGAAAATATGTAAACTAAGTCAACTGTTATTTACAATCTCTGAAGTGCTCAAAAGAGTGTCAGGAAAGTGTTACTAAGGTAGCAAAAACTGACATgggaatataaagaaggatataagACTGGCCAGCTTCACCTTGCTGATCCACAGCAGAATACAGCATGAAGAAAAATTAGATCATCACAAAGTTACTACAGttatatttacaggacaaaattTTATATTCGAAGGAGAAAAATGCACAGGTAACAGTTCTGTTATTCTTTaaatatcttttatatatttttagaactaataatatttaatatgtcattaaaacacaaacatacaagTCAATCCTAATAGAGCTTAAGGTTTTGTTTTAGACTTAGGCAGCTTGGTGCAGCGGTGGTTAAACATGCCTGTGCCTGGGCTTGATACCCAGCCTGACCATTTACGTCTGCACAGTTTTTTCCCATGTGGATGGGTTTTTCCAACATGCTCAAGATTTGCAGATTATGTTAGCTGGCAACTCGAAAACTATCATGTTATGAGCGTGTGTCTTGCGTCTCTCTTGTGTCAGTTGCTGCAGGGGGTTTCTCTAGCAAAAAAAAGAAGGCTCACGAAAGAAACTCATCAATACTTTAGTAACTTGCTTATATTATCGTGAAATGTTATACCAAGGAACATTTGGCATTCTTAGAAGTGAAGAAAATGTTTCTTACTATGTATATATACTAATTATATAAGAAATGAAAAGcttcaatattaaaaataacaaatgattcatcaagtattttttaaaatgatattgttacttctatttattaaattaataatgattaaacatccttatttattttttttcctttcatagcCAGTAAGAATCAATAGGGTCCATGTGCATGAAGGTGGATGCCATCTCAGTGTGAAGTAGCCTGGCACCCAATCTTTTGATACAGCTGGAATGTTATAAATCCTTGTAAAGGCTACGTCAGAAAATTGATGAAAGCGCAGACATAatcacattttaataaacattttgctgaagattaaagtaaaatatttttatatgtgcacCCACACACCGAACAAGATTCTAACATTACCTTTTCAATttgagaaacataaaaaaacatacacagaACCTCTTTATTCTGTTTATAGTGACATGTAACATTAAATCTACATGTGTTCAATGCAATTCAAAGCCAATGTTACATTTGCATTCATGAGAATTGCCTAAATGTTGCTTGTTTAgtgtgcaaaataaaatattattattttaaaaataaatctaagtATACGTTTGTTATGTATTATTAAGTCTTTTGAAACAACTAGTTAAACTGTTTAATCTTTAGATTCTAGAatatcacctacagtatatttcaataaaaataataatcatacatTTTATCTTTAGGTGACTCTGGACATTCACGGAAAACATTGGTAGAATAATGATTCAAGATCTTCAAAAACACAACTTTTCTtacactaattttattttaagtggATTTCCGGGATTTTTGGAAAAAAGACAGcttctttttgttcctttttctcttttatttatacTGGCAGTAGTTGCAAATTCTGTAATCATTCACACGATCAGAACTGCAAATACCCTGCAGTCACCTATGTATATCTTAATATGTACAATAGCAGTCGTAGATTTATCTATACCAATGACCTTTGCTCCAAAAATGCTGTTGGGTTTTTTATTTGATTGGAATGAAATTTCTCTTGTTGGCTGTCTTGTTCAGATGTTTTTTGTTCACTTGACAAGCTCATTTCAGTCAACTGTACTTCTAGTAATGGCTTTGGATCGCTATGTTGCAATATGTAATCCACTGCGTTATAATGATTATATTAATAACTCTACTTTGATGAAGATGTTTGTAGCAGTTGTAATAAGAAATAGCATTTTCATTATCATCTTTACTGTTGCTGCAGGTTATTTAACATTCTGTATGTCAAATGTGATTGAGAATTGCTACTGTGATCATATGTCTTTAGTAAGTTTGGCTTGTGAGAACACATTAAAGAACAGCATCATGGGCTTAGTAgctatattttttattacagttgTGGACTTACTATTTATTTGCTTttcctattttaaaatttttcatgcAGTCCTCAAAGCAGTCTCTGGAAAAGCAAGAGAAAAAGCCATTCACACATGTAGTACACATTTAATTGTTATCATTGTCGGTTATCTTCTAACtttgtgctcattccttgcataTCGAGTAAAAAATTCTGTTTCAACAGATGCTCACATTCTAGTAAATGTACTTTACTTAATATTACCCTGCTGCTTCAACCCAATTATCTATGGTGTCAGAACAAaggaaattagaaaattaattgtATGGAACATGAAAGGAGGAAAACTATCTTCTGTTTCACTTACAGCCCAAGAAATAGCaactgaaaaataattataaactgcTTTGTaatacagaaatatattttttcttaaagtactgtacttacaaacaCCTTATGAAATAATAAATCAGAGAACATGTGTTTACATTTGGTCACTTTTTAAAGAGTCTATATCTAAGTGTCCTGTATGGAATTATACAATTTTCTTGCTGTAATTTCtgttgtgcttttgtttttatcttgtaaAATTTGTGTGTTTTCCTCACATACAGAACCTATCACAACTTACCCCATCtttttctgaacaatttaaactgaccagaaataagtttaaaaatgcaattcTGTTTTCCAATAGTTTAAACATACAAGGTCAACAAAGAGAACTGAAATAGATTATATTGGTAATGTGGGAGTGTTTATGACAAGGTaatgtggaagaaaattatgaatacagacacccccactggaatgccccaatttaagcaataaaacagaaGCAGGAGAAAACGTTATTCTTTACCTAAATCTCCAAAGAGCATAAAAGCATCATATCAGTGTTTTTGCAAAGTAAAAAATGTCCTCtgtaatatatttatacagtccattgattaggtcactattctttaaaaggaattcattacaaattTCAGAAaactttaacatgattggttacacccagttgctaacaggacatggcagatgttgataccttaGATGACCACAACTGGATTGGTAGTCCTGTTTGTTTAAGATGTACGTGACTTTTTCaatgtttacatttcatttttatttttattttaggagatgtgtgAACTTTGCCACATGCATCTGGTTTTCCAATGAAAAGCAAAGAACaataacctatatatatatatatatatatatatatatatatatatatatatatatatatatatatatatatatatatatatatatatatatatatgatccaACTTTGatacaaaaaacaggaaacttagtacTATAGAAAaatggttatgccataaatataacattttaccaAAGGGGTTatataaataacaagaaatacatttatcatagtgaataacaAGATATCAccatcagcttttaagcataatctcagaaggatatgagactcagacacatgcctGGTGCACACGTAGAGCAGGGTTCAAATTTAACTCTTACAGTACTGAAACTGAAAAGTGAGACAAGTGAATTCAGAAAATGGTATGAGAGAATAACTTGGAGGTCACTATAGTTAAGTATTTTGGATTGCAATGCACAGTGTTTTTCTGATGTCATGAAGAGACTGCTGAAATAGTCAAGAAAATAAGCAGAATGTTCCAGGAGGATGGTTCAAGAAACTGGCTGATGTAATGTTGCTTCATGCTTCCAGGAAAACTTGATAGTTGGCACATATACAGTTTTCATAAGAGTAAGAGCTGCATTCAAGGGATATTGAAGAACAAGGACATAACggagaaagacttttattttaggcATATTGTGCTAAAGCACCTCAtttcttttaaccaatcagagtatgctatgtaagcattaattcagcactaTTATTCAAAttcaattgtatttatatataaccCCCTACTCTTTTGGCCATTCTGACCattttgtaacagactgctgtgatggatgctccctcttcagcatggtgctgcaaaaaaaaaataaatgacatagaTGGACGAGCTTTCTTTTATCTAATTATTGTTTAGGTAGAGGTTAAGTTTccttctttaattaatatgttgatttctaccacaatgGATAGACTGATATTCTTCCATTGTTGTTCTaagcaaattaaataactgatattaatgcttaaaaaattaaaaatatttcaatcttGGAGGCACATTAGATGAACATCTGATGATTTATTAAATTTGGTGTGCTGGCTAGCAAGGGCAGCTTGAAAATACCTTGGACAGGGGTGTAGTTTTTGTGGGGACCAACTGAAAcgacatatctactgtatatttttatttagtgcctttcacatctatctatctattatatggtgtctttcatatctatcaatctgcTCATTCCACATACTCTCATGGTCCTCATCTTAATGTCAATACCCATCTTGTTCTGTTTTGCACCAGACCCAGGGGataaatccaggctaaaatgtattataccctttccaccatgctTCCCAATTTGATaccagctttcccatttctactgtactccaaaacttcagtctgtgacatccacagtccccttattcttcccataacttgccctatTGATGTGGAAAGAAACAGGTGGTCCAGCCACCCAAATTTTATGCTACCTGTATCTCTGAACTGCCCAGTCTTCTGCCAGCTTTAACCAGTTTCCCATTCCCCATTCCCCCACACCATACTGTCTGTAACCCCAACTCTGTAATCTTCCAATAATGTGTACTTCCatctgtcctataacacatcaACAAAAGTCCAATCTGAAccttattctgcctctgctaatagagtgcccagtccttggcTATTttcactgtattccataaatccacaacATACAATAAGTAGGCCACTGATTTTTCTCAGGTCTTGCACCCCAGTTTATCATTCCCACCCTACTGACAGTCTGCCCAATCCTATCCAAGTTTGCCAGGGTTACCTCAtctgggcacaaattcacattcTAATATCCACAGACCCCCACATATTGAAGCATAACTCGCCCCCCTATCCTGTTTTGTACTATACCTacaggacaagtccaacctaaattTTATTGTCTTTATGATTAGGATACCTATATTTCATTGAACATAAATAAttgccctcctttccttcagACCTAAAATTTTCTCTATTATTTTCTGATTAAATTGAGTAATTTTACTAAGCCTGCAAAAAACAAGTTAGCCTCATGCTATTGTTTAGATCAGAGGTTCTCAAAgttggtcctgggggcccactgtggcttcaggtttttgcttcaatcagattcataatcagtgacaactgataacactgatctcaattaattagctggtatttttttgcttacattaagaaagcacagcagcatgaattttacatttataagacatttagaaacagTTTTGCTTTTGCTATAGAATTAAATTCGtaactttcttttgttcatttcattatattttgccctttctctgtgcagttttccccctttgttgtaccttattaataacaattaaaaacaagcagagcaaacACCCAGCCAagcaacactgaatcatgaaaggctgcaactactttagtgttagacccaataattagaaaacaatggattaattaaacaattagaacacctggaaaaatagaatgaacatcaagatgaaagcattgttaaaaatacaagaaaatacattattcacatataactgcttagcacatttttttttaccaaacctagctttctaatttctatattgttcccaaaacacagaatatgagcaataacagttcacttaattagcccaggagtccaattaattacagaagctggttggaacaaaaacttgcagccacagggtatccccaggaccgacgttgagaacccctagtctagatcagtgtttcccaaacattTCTCTTTTGTGACCAAAAACaacccaaggcacaccactatcttatccaccacaaacacattatatctgataCTTGTGCTCAACTGTCTGAAGGCGTGGGACTTCTGGAGAAGCCAGTAAAAAAAAGGTCCGAGATCAGTGTTTGCAGACACGGCACTTAGTGTGCGCTTTGCTGACTTCTCTCAGCTGCTTCATCCCTTTGCCTGCCCCTTTCTGCCTCAGAGGAAACTTGTATGGCCACTATCCACTGGTCCTGGGAGAATCGCTGGCAATCACACATTCAGGCAGATAGACTCTAGCAGCCTAGAGACATATCTGAAATGCTTGAAGTGCTGGGTCTGCAACAAAGCGATCACAGTACTGCTTTCATGCTAAATTCTCCATGCAGgcctgtcctcctcagacaggtcttgacCACCCGAAGAGattgtccctctcaggttcagacccaagtgTGCTATAATATTATTTCCACagcacacctgggtagctctcacAAATGCACCACAGTCCCGCAGCATAATGGTTAGATAACTGCAGCTATTTTCATGCCACTTGCTTTTTCCAaaaagatgttttaggtctcatTCCCCTGTCGTTGTCCACAATGCTTTGGTAGGGTACCggcactttgaaacagcaaacagggaaagcaaaaaaggCATTATTTACACCACATCCAATTAGCCATCTCCATTTGCTATGACAAGAGCAGGGAAAAGTCATCATGTAAACTCGCTCGTGTTCGATacttgcctgctgctgaattGGACCAGGTAGgtccaagctcctttatcttcattttttctttaagtgaatgatttatgaagaaatgtttcattaaagaaataacaaattttctttgatttctgaagttaaaCGTGAAGTTGTGGTTGCTCATCTGTAATTACATTAATGGTGGAAGCActgaactgtgaaccattgacaTGAACTTGAAATAGTGTGTCGACAATTGTCCAATCaacattagatttaaaaaaaactaaaacaattctAATTTGCTACCAATAAATGTGGGAGCATCCACCACGCAGAGAGCTGCATCcccagaaaaatctgaaagcaaccaattaaaaggCAGCTTCAGGTCACTTTCTTGCCAAAAGATAAAGGACTTACATACTGTacactctcatttggacagcACCCTTCACTtaggaaatataggtattcacaAAGAACAAATAAGTCAGAATcagtttttaatggatgttgagaTGTTCTGATACCAGAcacattgtgcaaataaacaaatttatttcatgattatttcattattattttgcattccgtaattaatttaagtagagtttttaaaatatttggagctCCCTCATTACAAGCTGCCTCTGGTGGCTAGTAGCCAATTAAAGAATAAGCATGTTTGTTAAAGATAAAAGTAATACGTGATGTACAAATTTCATAAGAGAGttgtattgtttaaaattttaattattcatctAGTGAGcaatatttatttgaataaagggTAAGTATTTTGCTTGCTTAAGATGTGGCCCCGTGTTAGCACATTGATCACATTCACTGTTAGTTTGTGACAAACTAACTAATATGGTccttcaaaaatgtttaattccatTATATTGTATTGGTTAATTAGTACCAAACAGGAATTTATACCAAAAGATAGTTTTATATGTACACTTAACAGGCTTTGATACTCCAAGAAGTGGTGGGCAGGGTCCTAACAGAGTGAACAAGCCAAAGTTGATGTCACAGACTAGTCGcaaaagtaaatgaaacatttttactgGCTCCgagtgtgctctctgttgttcagtgttaGAGTCAATGTaaggttgaaagaattggcagctatgctcataaaaatataaatagcaaaatataCATTCAATGTAAATATGTCATACCTGTTCAAAAGGATTTGAAAAGGACTGcagttaagagagctgataatgaagagccacaggagatgctgatttcagtactcaacagacccaatcaacaaatctgcctaatgacACTAGTAGAAGCACGATTAGGCTGCACAGTATCCACTTTCTCACTACACACCTAATTTTAACACTACTGTCTATTTGGAAATGCATCCTGGTGGAGGTATACTACACCTacaacctgaatcagctgcaggtactgcctgctaccagtagtgacaaagacactagcaaaatgcaaaactagagaagaatcagtcaggaaggataagaatATAGCAATTTTCTTTGGCTGCCACCTGCAAAACAATTCCCTTCTTGGggattgtcttgctgttgccactCCAGTGTActttttgtcacttattactgATTCACAATCTCTTATACTTCCTAAATGGACAGTGTGGATGCTGAAGTCAAAAAACAATGAGAgacaccaatttaaaataaaaagcaatttctttattcttggtggcagAGGGCTGCAGACCCTGTCACGTTCTAGTGTGCTACAAGCTGTCAGCCTTCTTCAGGAAAGGAAAAGACTTCCTTTTTATACTCAAGTTCGTTGACAGGAATAAGAAAAGAAACtcggcagttcattttgaggttatTACATGGATTGCTGTAGCCCCTGTCCACATCCTGAATTTGTACATGCAGAAAACACAGTGCCTTTACAGATAAAGAGTGGTCAGCATTTTCACAGTTTTAGAAAATACACTTCTGCTAACTTGCACGCACATAAGTTCAGTCACAGCAAGTTTTGTCCTAATGGTTATAAGGTGCATGCAAGTCAGCGGTTTTAGACAATGCTTACTTTCCTTATACTCTTTGCACGCACATTGTTCATAAAATATCAAGGGTTACATAAAGGTTAGTTCAGTACAagaagaaattacattcttatttaatacataagtgtCACTTATAGTTCCATTAGCatcatacttttattatttcatttaataatgtttttttctttctgaacagactgatatccctgaagtttAATTGAGTTGGTGTTATACTGTGATGATTAAATGTTCCCTTAATTTCTTTGAGCAGTGTATAAGAAATGTATtgaacaaagatatttttggagCAAACCATACTGTACAAGGTATCACACTTGAATTGTAAAAAGGTTGTGCTGACAATTCTTTGTTAGTCAAATGCTTTATAGTGTATGAAAATACAAGAGAAT
Above is a window of Polypterus senegalus isolate Bchr_013 chromosome 2, ASM1683550v1, whole genome shotgun sequence DNA encoding:
- the LOC120524527 gene encoding olfactory receptor 51E2-like, with protein sequence MIQDLQKHNFSYTNFILSGFPGFLEKRQLLFVPFSLLFILAVVANSVIIHTIRTANTLQSPMYILICTIAVVDLSIPMTFAPKMLLGFLFDWNEISLVGCLVQMFFVHLTSSFQSTVLLVMALDRYVAICNPLRYNDYINNSTLMKMFVAVVIRNSIFIIIFTVAAGYLTFCMSNVIENCYCDHMSLVSLACENTLKNSIMGLVAIFFITVVDLLFICFSYFKIFHAVLKAVSGKAREKAIHTCSTHLIVIIVGYLLTLCSFLAYRVKNSVSTDAHILVNVLYLILPCCFNPIIYGVRTKEIRKLIVWNMKGGKLSSVSLTAQEIATEK